The sequence ACGACACCATCTGCAAGCTGTTCACCTGGGTCGGCACGGTCGAGTTGACCGACGAGCCGGACGAGCGGCCCGCTGCGGAGTACTTCGCCGAGCGGCTCCAGCGCGACAGCTCCCTTTTCGGCACCGGCGCCACCGCGCTCGGCGCGCTGCTGGACGAGCTGACCGAGACCGGCCTGGGCCTAGTCAGCGCGCGGGCGCTACACGTGCTGGTACTCGGCGACATCCAGCCGCAGATGTTCATCTACGGCCACGCCTTGGCCGTCGACGACGACACCCCGCTGCCGCCCGTGCTGGCCGAGGTGCGCGCCGCGGCCCTGGAGGCGCGGGTGCGGGCCAAGCGGCTGGGCATCGGGCTCATCGCCGGGCACGAAGCCGACGACCCGCAGGCCGCCTACCCGCGCGTACTGCAGCTGGCCCGGCCGCTGCGCGCATCGCTGGAGCGGCTGCGCACGGCACTGGTCGCGGCGGGCGGCTTCCCGGGAGAGGACGACCCGACCGCGCTAGACCGTCTCAAGGGCCGCTTCGACCATATCGCCCGCACGTGCTTCCCGTTGGAGGAGAGCGCATGACAGCCGCCCTGGTGACCGGGGCGTCCGGGCCGCTCGGCGCCGGGATCGCCCGTGCCCTGGCCCGCTGCGGGCACGCGGTGGCGGTACACGCCAACAGCAACGCCGCCGCCGTCGAGGAGCTGGCCGACGAGCTGCGCGCCACCGGGACCCCGTCGGCCGCAGTGGTCGCGGACCTCACCGATCCGGCGGCGGGCAACCAAGTCGTGGACCAGGTCGTCGGCGAGCTGGGCGGGCTGGGCGCAGTGGTGCTCAACGCGGGGGTGCACCGGGACCGGCCACTGGTCGCGGCCACCGACGCCGACTTCGACGAGCAGGTCGGGGTCAACCTTGGCGGCACGTTCCGCACGCTGCGCGCCGCGGTGCGCTTCATGGTGCGCACCGCGGGCGGACGCGTGGTGCTGGTGTCCTCGGTCGCGGGCCTGCGCGGGCAGCCGGGGCAGGCCGCGTACGCGGCGAGCAAGGCCGGGCTGCACGGCTTGGCGTACTCGACTGCCCGCGAGTACGGCCGGTTCGGCATCACTTGCAATTGCGTGGCCCCCGGCCTGATCGGCGGCACCCCCGCGCACGACGACCTGCCGGAGAAGGCGCGGAGGTCGGTCGTCGAGCGCACTCCGCTGGGCAGGCCTGCACGGGTCGAGGAGGTCGCGGACGTGGTCGCGTTCCTATGCTCCGCCGCCGCCTCGTACGTCACCGGCCAGGTGATCGCGGTCGACGGCGGCTTGACCGCCTGAACCATCCGCATGAGCGAGCAGGAGGAGATGTGAACGAGCGCGTCCTGTTCTTCCCCTGGGGCTGGGGCGGCGGCGCGGCCTACACCGGGCGCTGCCTGGTACTGGCCGCGGCGCTGGCACGGGCGGGCGACGAGGTGGCATTCGCCGACTGCGGGCTCAGCCTCATGGTGCGCGAAGCGGGCCTGCCGGTTCTTGACTCCGACCCCGAGGCGCCCCGGCCCCGCGACAACCACCCGGTCCCGCCGTACTTGCCCTTCGCCGACGTCGAGCGCGTGTTCGCCGTCGCCGCGACCTACCACCGGGTCGAGCGGGTCCGGGCCAGGGTCGTCGCCGACGCCCGGCTCATCGAGCGGTACCGACCGTCGGTGGTCGTGGTGGACATGTGCCCGACCGCAGCGCTGGCCGCCCGGGCGGCGGGCATTCCCGTGGTGTCGCTGGCCGACGGCGACTTCGTCACCCACCGGGACAACGGCTGGATGCCCTGGTCAACGGTGGCCCCGCGCGACTTGCTGCCGCACCCGTCGAGCATGCCGGTGTGGGACGCGGTGTCCCGGGAGCTGGGCCTAGGCCCGGTCGAGCGCGCCGAGCACTTGCTCTGGGGCGAGGTCACCCTGATCTCCGGCCACCCCGACCTGGAGCCGCCGCTGGGTGGCCCTCCGGTGCGGGGCGACGTGCACTTCACCGGCCCCATGTACTGGAACCCGACTCGCCCGGTCGAGGGCCCGCCCCTGCCGGAGTCAGACCTGCCCCGGGTTTATGTGACCATCGGCAGCGGCGGCACGGTGGGCAGGCAGGCCATGCAGAACATCCTCGACGCATGTGCGAGCCAGCCGTGGGCGGTCTACGTCTCCAGTGGCCTGACCAACACCAGCGACCTGACCGTGCCGAGTAACGTCACCGTCGCCGGGTTCACCGGCCTCGACAAGCCGCTGGCCTGGGCCGACGTCGTGCTGCACCACGGCGGGTCGGCCACGACCCTGGCCACGCTGGCGCACGGCAAGCCCGCTGTGGTGGTCCCGTTCATGTCCGAACAGGAGATGAACGGCCGCCAGATGGTCGAGGGCACCGGCGCCGGAGTGCTGCTACGCACCAGCACCACTACCCCGGGCGGGCGCCTCGCCTTCACCGACAAGTACTCCGGGCCCTCCGCGCAGCCGTGCGCCGGGATCGAGGATGTGCGCCACGGCGTCGCCGAGGTGCTGGGCGAACGGTCGTTCGCCGGCGCCGCGAAGCGGTGGGGCGAGCGGCTGCGACAGCAGGAGCGGGACACCGACCTGGTGGAGCTGGCCCACTCGGTCCTGACTACGAGCGGGGTGGGGGCGTGAGCGCGCTGACCGTGGGCGTCGTCGGCTGCGGCCGGATCGGCGCGATGAACACCGAGCACCTGGACGCGCTGGGCCCGCACCGGCTGGTCTGCGTCGACACCGACGCCGACCGGGCGCGCACCCTGGCTCACAAGGCCGCCGACGCCACTTCTGTCGGGTCGGTGGCCGAGCTGCTGGCCCGCGGCTGCGACGCCGCCCTGGTCACCTCCGCCACCGCCAGCCACCCGGCCCTGGTCGAGGAGCTGGTCGCCGCGGGCGTGCCAGTGTTGTGCGAGAAGCCGCTGGCGACCGACCTGGCCGAGACCGAGCGGCTGGGCGAGCTGGCCGACAGCAGCGGTGTACCGCTGTGGGTGGGCTTCCAGCGGCACTTCGACCCCGGGTTCGCCGACCTGCGCGCCCGCACCATCTCCGGCGAACTGGGTACCGTGCACGTGCTGCGGCTGGCCTCGCACGACATGACCCCGCCGCCCACCGCCCGGCTGCGCGAGAGCGGCACGGTCTTCACCGACCTGATGCTGCACGACTTCGACCTGGTCCGGTGGCTCACCGGGCGGTCGGTCACCCGGGTTAGTGCGGACGGCGGCGCGCTGTCGCGACCGGAGCTGGCCGAGATCGGCGACTTCGACACGGTCACCGCGATGCTCCACCTCGACGACGGGGCGCTGGCCGTGCTCACCGCCGGGCGCTGGCAGCCGCTGGGCTACGACGTACGCGCCGAGGTGCTGGGCGAGCACGGCAATCTCGTCGCGGGGACGGCCGGGGCGCTGCCTCCCGGCCGCCTGCCCACCCCGCACCACCTCGGCTACTGGGACCGGTTCGCCGACGCCTACCGGGCGCAGGTGGCAGCGTTCCTAGCTGAGGTCGCGGGCGGCACACACGACCCGGCGGCGGGTGGCTGGCGCGACTCGCACACGGCGCTGCGCTGCGCGCTAGCCGCCGAGCGCTCGGCGCGCTCCGGGTCAGCCCCGGTTGCGCCCTGACCCGATAGCAGACCCTGTCAGGCAGCGAAGGGAAGAACTCATGAGCGAGATCCGTGTGGCCATCGTCGGCGTGGGCAACTGCGCCGCGTCTGTGGTGCAGGGCGTGCAGTACTACGCCGACGCCAAGCCCGACGCCAGCGTTCCCGGGCTGATGCACGTCGATTTCGGTGGGTACCACGTGCGGGACGTGCGGTTCGTGGCCGCGTTCGACGTGGACGCGAAAAAGGTCGGGCAGGACCTGGCCTCGGCGATCACCCAGTCAGAGAACAACACGATCCGGATCTGCGACGTGCCCCTACTGGGGGTGACGGTGCAGCGGGGTCCGACCTTGGATGGGTTGGGCCGCTACTACCGGGAGACAATCACCGAGTCCGACGAGGAGTCGGTGGACGTAGTCGCGGCGCTGCACGAGGCGCAGGTAGACGTGCTGGTGTCGTACCTGCCGGTGGGGTCGGAAGAAGCCGACCGCTTCTACGCCTCGTGCGCGTTGGAGGCGGGAGTGGCATTCGTCAACGCCCTGCCGGTGTTCATCACCTCCGGCCCGGAGTGGGCGGCGAAGTTCACTGCGGCCGGGGGGCCCATCATCGGTGACAACATCAAGTCCCAGGTCGGCGCCACCATCACCCACCGGGTGCTGGCTCGCCTGTTCGAGGACCGCGGCGTGCACCTCGAGCGCACTATGCAGCTCAACGTCGGCGGGAACATGGACTTCCGGAACATGCTCGAGCGCGAGCGTCTGGAATCGAAGAAGGTATCCAAGACCCAGTCGGTGACCTCCCAGATCGGACGCACCCTGGGCAGCCAGGACGTCCACATCGGCCCCTCTGACCACGTCCCCTGGCTCGACGACCGCAAGTGGGCGTATGTGCGGCTGGAGGGCCGAGCGTTCGGGGACGTCCCGCTGAACCTGGAGTACAAGCTCGAGGTCTGGGACTCCCCCAACTCCGCAGGCGTTATCATCGGCGCCGTGCGCGCGGCCAAGATCGCGCTCGACCGGGGCATCGGCGGACCGCTCATCGCACCGTCGTCCTACTTCATGAAGTCGCCCCCGGTCCAGTACCGCGACACCGACGCGTGCGAGGCCGTCAACGCCTTCATCGCAGGCACACCGGACACGGTCACACAGCCGATAACGGCACTGTTGAACACAGCAGAGCAGTGATGGCAGGGACACCTGCGCCGGACGCCCCTGTCCGCCACGATGAAGCGAGTCTCTGGCATGTCCAGCACCACCATTGCCGTTCCCGAGCCCGCCGCAGCCCGGATCAGGGAACGGGACTTTCGCCTGCTGTGGATCGGCAGCGGGATCAGCCAGCTGTGCGGGATGGCGACGGTGGTCGCTTTCCCGCTGCTCGCGGCGCAGACCCTGAGCGCGAGCGTGGGCCAGGTCGGGATGATCACCGCGGCCGGCTATCTGCCGTGGCTGCTACTGACCCTGCCTGCTGGGGTGTACAGCGGGCGGCTGGCGCCGCGTACGGT comes from Parafrankia discariae and encodes:
- a CDS encoding cysteine peptidase family C39 domain-containing protein → MIAAVLPRFDQRGALGWHDRALDGLNCVLRCVEAVLRFRGLGPLAVARALNGALDPVGRDLAKDFDGCRVHYRTSFDDGTRNLPFVLERVTAGEPVMVLPDRFYLPGDVYEGCHHFHDHAVLAIDWSEPESVLTVLDTDANPANGFRSRWRLDDTICKLFTWVGTVELTDEPDERPAAEYFAERLQRDSSLFGTGATALGALLDELTETGLGLVSARALHVLVLGDIQPQMFIYGHALAVDDDTPLPPVLAEVRAAALEARVRAKRLGIGLIAGHEADDPQAAYPRVLQLARPLRASLERLRTALVAAGGFPGEDDPTALDRLKGRFDHIARTCFPLEESA
- a CDS encoding SDR family oxidoreductase, whose protein sequence is MTAALVTGASGPLGAGIARALARCGHAVAVHANSNAAAVEELADELRATGTPSAAVVADLTDPAAGNQVVDQVVGELGGLGAVVLNAGVHRDRPLVAATDADFDEQVGVNLGGTFRTLRAAVRFMVRTAGGRVVLVSSVAGLRGQPGQAAYAASKAGLHGLAYSTAREYGRFGITCNCVAPGLIGGTPAHDDLPEKARRSVVERTPLGRPARVEEVADVVAFLCSAAASYVTGQVIAVDGGLTA
- a CDS encoding glycosyltransferase, whose product is MNERVLFFPWGWGGGAAYTGRCLVLAAALARAGDEVAFADCGLSLMVREAGLPVLDSDPEAPRPRDNHPVPPYLPFADVERVFAVAATYHRVERVRARVVADARLIERYRPSVVVVDMCPTAALAARAAGIPVVSLADGDFVTHRDNGWMPWSTVAPRDLLPHPSSMPVWDAVSRELGLGPVERAEHLLWGEVTLISGHPDLEPPLGGPPVRGDVHFTGPMYWNPTRPVEGPPLPESDLPRVYVTIGSGGTVGRQAMQNILDACASQPWAVYVSSGLTNTSDLTVPSNVTVAGFTGLDKPLAWADVVLHHGGSATTLATLAHGKPAVVVPFMSEQEMNGRQMVEGTGAGVLLRTSTTTPGGRLAFTDKYSGPSAQPCAGIEDVRHGVAEVLGERSFAGAAKRWGERLRQQERDTDLVELAHSVLTTSGVGA
- a CDS encoding Gfo/Idh/MocA family protein is translated as MSALTVGVVGCGRIGAMNTEHLDALGPHRLVCVDTDADRARTLAHKAADATSVGSVAELLARGCDAALVTSATASHPALVEELVAAGVPVLCEKPLATDLAETERLGELADSSGVPLWVGFQRHFDPGFADLRARTISGELGTVHVLRLASHDMTPPPTARLRESGTVFTDLMLHDFDLVRWLTGRSVTRVSADGGALSRPELAEIGDFDTVTAMLHLDDGALAVLTAGRWQPLGYDVRAEVLGEHGNLVAGTAGALPPGRLPTPHHLGYWDRFADAYRAQVAAFLAEVAGGTHDPAAGGWRDSHTALRCALAAERSARSGSAPVAP
- a CDS encoding inositol-3-phosphate synthase, with amino-acid sequence MSEIRVAIVGVGNCAASVVQGVQYYADAKPDASVPGLMHVDFGGYHVRDVRFVAAFDVDAKKVGQDLASAITQSENNTIRICDVPLLGVTVQRGPTLDGLGRYYRETITESDEESVDVVAALHEAQVDVLVSYLPVGSEEADRFYASCALEAGVAFVNALPVFITSGPEWAAKFTAAGGPIIGDNIKSQVGATITHRVLARLFEDRGVHLERTMQLNVGGNMDFRNMLERERLESKKVSKTQSVTSQIGRTLGSQDVHIGPSDHVPWLDDRKWAYVRLEGRAFGDVPLNLEYKLEVWDSPNSAGVIIGAVRAAKIALDRGIGGPLIAPSSYFMKSPPVQYRDTDACEAVNAFIAGTPDTVTQPITALLNTAEQ